A single window of Archangium gephyra DNA harbors:
- a CDS encoding response regulator: MPRGRLLLVDDEEYILKSIRRVLRRGDWQIETASDAEEGLKALERFTPEVVISDFRMPGMNGVEFLSRVKAQVPRAQRIMLTGQADQQAIEEAINRSEIFRFISKPWNDSHLVLTVKSAFEQYALQAENERLLRVTQQQNEELRRLNAELETRVALRTHLLSQAKREWELSFDSIETPLAVVRRDFGVRRANRAYTDLAGERLKEPLSELSEEGAEQLCHKLLFDRDTPCPGCPLPEALHSGKGARAEISQRGRTYAMAAYPLTTEGRAVCSYRDISDEREMTRRLIDTEKMAAVGQLAGGVAHEINNPLGGILAFAQLMKRDEGRNASDLESLDLIEESALRCKRIVESLLKFSRHSRTEDRRAFQLNKCAEDSAVLFGAQLKAYSKVRLELRLAPELPELFGDPSQLSQVMLNLLQNGLHALPAEGGVLCLETGKEGDRCYFRVADTGTGIEERYLGHIFEPSFTTKPPGQGTGLGLSIAYRIVEDHGGIIKVDTQMGEGSRFTVYIPIPLQLERLP, encoded by the coding sequence GTGCCACGCGGTCGGCTGCTGCTGGTGGACGACGAGGAATACATCCTGAAGTCCATCCGGCGGGTGCTCCGTCGAGGCGATTGGCAGATCGAGACGGCCTCTGATGCGGAGGAGGGCCTCAAGGCCCTCGAACGCTTCACGCCCGAGGTGGTGATCTCCGACTTCAGGATGCCGGGGATGAATGGCGTGGAGTTCCTCAGCCGGGTGAAGGCGCAGGTGCCCCGGGCCCAGCGCATCATGCTCACCGGGCAGGCGGATCAGCAGGCCATCGAGGAGGCAATCAACCGGTCGGAGATCTTCCGTTTCATCTCGAAGCCTTGGAACGACAGCCATCTGGTGCTGACGGTCAAGAGCGCGTTCGAGCAGTACGCGCTCCAGGCGGAGAACGAGCGGCTGTTGCGGGTGACGCAGCAGCAGAACGAGGAGCTGCGGCGGCTCAACGCGGAGCTGGAGACCCGCGTGGCGCTGCGCACGCACCTGCTGAGCCAGGCCAAGCGCGAGTGGGAGCTGTCGTTCGACTCCATCGAGACGCCGCTGGCGGTGGTGCGCCGCGACTTCGGGGTGCGCCGCGCCAACCGGGCGTACACGGACCTGGCGGGGGAGCGGCTCAAGGAGCCGCTGTCCGAGCTATCCGAGGAGGGCGCCGAGCAGCTGTGCCACAAGCTGTTGTTCGACCGGGACACGCCGTGTCCGGGCTGCCCGCTGCCCGAGGCGCTGCACAGCGGCAAGGGCGCGCGCGCGGAGATCAGCCAGCGGGGGCGCACCTATGCCATGGCGGCCTACCCGCTGACGACCGAGGGGCGTGCCGTGTGCTCCTACCGGGACATCAGCGACGAGCGCGAGATGACGCGCCGGCTCATCGACACCGAGAAGATGGCGGCGGTGGGCCAGCTCGCCGGGGGTGTGGCGCATGAGATCAACAACCCGCTGGGCGGCATCCTCGCCTTCGCGCAGTTGATGAAGCGCGACGAGGGCCGCAACGCCTCCGATCTGGAGTCGTTGGATCTCATCGAGGAGAGCGCGCTGCGCTGCAAGCGCATCGTCGAGAGCCTCCTGAAGTTCAGCCGCCACAGCCGGACGGAGGATCGCCGGGCCTTCCAGCTCAACAAGTGCGCGGAGGACTCGGCGGTGCTCTTCGGGGCCCAGCTCAAGGCGTACTCCAAGGTGCGGCTGGAGCTGCGCCTGGCGCCGGAGCTGCCGGAGCTGTTCGGAGATCCGAGTCAGCTGTCGCAGGTGATGCTCAACCTGCTGCAGAACGGGCTGCACGCCCTGCCCGCCGAGGGCGGCGTGCTGTGCCTGGAGACGGGGAAGGAAGGCGACCGGTGCTACTTCCGGGTCGCCGACACGGGCACGGGTATCGAGGAGAGGTACCTGGGGCACATCTTCGAGCCGTCGTTCACCACCAAGCCGCCCGGCCAGGGCACGGGCCTGGGCCTGTCGATCGCCTACCGCATCGTCGAGGACCACGGCGGCATCATCAAGGTGGACACCCAGATGGGTGAGGGCTCGCGCTTCACCGTCTACATCCCCATTCCCCTGCAGCTCGAGAGGTTGCCATGA
- a CDS encoding GGDEF domain-containing response regulator — MGDRRLILLVDELPERQAELASTLEQGGFSVRLVSAGPEAQRRLAETDLVLLALGPAGAPSRALLQHLMARDDDGTGPGIIALVPAEERAAVVAVLRLGAEVVRTPVEPDELMARMERCLRERQRLNELLTRVTSLERLSVTDGLTGVHNHRYFQERLREEFRRAQRYDDTLSLILIDLDHFKAFNDTHGHQVGDIVLCDVAASLQRSVRETDLLARYGGEEFAILLPRTPLAGALTVAERVWRELGQLHTGPQRTLRVTASLGVSTFPHHAVNSAELLVRSADQALYRAKDEGRNRICLYVASSPFDRPTPR, encoded by the coding sequence GTGGGAGACAGGCGCCTCATTCTGTTGGTGGACGAGCTGCCCGAGCGGCAGGCCGAGCTGGCAAGCACACTGGAGCAGGGGGGGTTCTCCGTCCGATTGGTGTCGGCCGGCCCCGAGGCGCAACGGCGCCTCGCCGAGACGGATCTCGTCCTCCTCGCGCTGGGGCCTGCCGGTGCGCCCTCGCGCGCGCTGCTGCAGCACTTGATGGCCCGGGACGACGATGGGACGGGACCCGGCATCATCGCGTTGGTGCCCGCCGAGGAGCGTGCCGCGGTCGTGGCCGTGCTGCGCCTGGGGGCGGAGGTGGTGCGCACCCCGGTGGAGCCCGATGAGTTGATGGCCCGCATGGAGCGCTGCCTCCGCGAGCGCCAGCGCCTCAACGAGCTGCTCACCCGCGTCACGTCGCTGGAGCGCCTGTCCGTCACCGACGGCCTCACCGGCGTCCACAACCACCGCTACTTCCAGGAGCGGCTGCGCGAGGAGTTCCGCCGCGCCCAGCGCTACGACGACACGCTGTCGCTCATCCTCATCGACCTGGACCACTTCAAGGCCTTCAACGACACCCACGGCCACCAGGTGGGCGACATCGTGCTGTGCGACGTGGCCGCCTCCCTGCAGCGCAGCGTGCGCGAGACGGACCTGCTCGCTCGCTATGGAGGCGAGGAGTTCGCCATCCTCCTGCCGCGCACCCCGCTGGCTGGCGCCCTCACCGTGGCCGAGCGTGTCTGGCGTGAGCTGGGCCAGCTGCACACCGGGCCTCAACGCACCCTGCGCGTCACCGCCTCGCTGGGCGTCTCCACCTTCCCCCACCACGCCGTCAACAGCGCCGAGTTGCTGGTACGCTCCGCCGACCAGGCCCTCTACCGCGCGAAGGACGAGGGGCGGAATCGCATCTGCCTCTACGTCGCCTCCTCTCCCTTCGATAGGCCGACCCCCCGCTAG
- a CDS encoding glycosyltransferase family 2 protein: MGKSPSISLFLPAWNEEDYVERTVSRAMEVLPRLSDDFEIIVVNDASTDRTQEVCEALAARIPQLRVITHPVNLKLGGAMRTGLSASTKDIVVYSDMDLPFDLKELERALHLMKYLEADMICAFRFDRTSEGPKRIVYSFAYNMLIRTLFGVHVKDINFSFKVMHRRVLEAVELNSQGSFIDAELVVKAIHQGFKVFQMGVDYFPRTRGISTLSSPAVIAKMVRELVKLYPETRHPQAAKRPVRLPPSVAPLHGSARERDKARGHG, translated from the coding sequence GTGGGTAAATCTCCCAGCATCAGCCTCTTTCTTCCCGCCTGGAACGAGGAGGACTATGTGGAGCGCACGGTCTCGCGCGCCATGGAGGTGCTCCCCCGGCTGTCGGACGACTTCGAGATCATCGTCGTCAACGACGCCTCCACGGACCGCACCCAGGAGGTCTGCGAGGCGCTGGCCGCGCGCATCCCCCAGCTCCGGGTCATCACGCACCCAGTCAACTTGAAGCTGGGCGGGGCCATGAGGACCGGCCTGTCCGCGTCCACCAAGGACATCGTGGTGTACTCGGACATGGACCTGCCCTTCGACTTGAAGGAGCTGGAGCGGGCGCTGCACCTGATGAAGTACCTGGAGGCGGACATGATCTGCGCCTTCCGGTTCGACCGCACGAGCGAGGGGCCCAAGCGCATCGTGTACTCCTTTGCCTACAACATGCTCATCCGCACGCTGTTCGGTGTCCACGTGAAGGACATCAACTTCAGCTTCAAGGTGATGCACCGGCGGGTGCTGGAGGCGGTGGAGCTCAACAGCCAGGGCTCCTTCATCGACGCGGAGCTGGTGGTGAAGGCCATCCACCAGGGCTTCAAGGTGTTCCAGATGGGCGTGGACTACTTCCCGCGCACGCGTGGCATCTCCACGCTGTCCTCGCCCGCCGTCATCGCGAAGATGGTGCGGGAGCTGGTGAAGCTGTACCCGGAGACGCGCCATCCGCAGGCGGCCAAGCGTCCGGTGCGGCTGCCGCCGTCGGTGGCCCCGCTCCATGGCTCGGCGCGCGAGCGCGACAAGGCGCGCGGCCACGGATAG
- a CDS encoding sigma-54-dependent transcriptional regulator, with translation MTPQPVAAPGARRAKILVVDDDPIVLKAVTSILKREDYQVVSIDDAVEGLTAAKDPSIDVAVLDIKMPNLSGMDLLRGIKAARPDVEVIMMTAFATVETAVEAVKAGAYDYLTKPFENIDEVSMTVAKAAERKALRDRARALEEALTARNQFEELIGQSSQMRSVFKLVETVSHSTATVLVQGESGTGKELVARAIHYRSARKDKPFVAVNCSALSDTLLESELFGHVKGSFTGATSNKKGLFEAADGGTIFLDEIGDVPPATQVRLLRVLQEGEVKRVGANEPVKVDVRVIAATHVDLNRAKEQGKFREDLFYRLNVITIDLPPLRDRPEDVPLLAHHFLKLYAAKVGKRVTGFTPRAMEALTCNRWTGNVRELENVIERAVVLTSKEVLDVDDLPPGFQDAPQAGAQVEVFSLAHLPYAQAKRLAMRAFERRYLTALLEKHNHNVSSAARAAGVDRSNFRRLLKQYEVAGRSMKRGKDGDGDDDALEAAS, from the coding sequence ATGACGCCACAGCCAGTTGCTGCACCCGGCGCCAGGCGCGCCAAGATCCTGGTCGTGGATGACGATCCGATCGTCCTCAAGGCGGTCACGTCCATCCTCAAGCGGGAGGACTACCAGGTCGTCTCCATCGACGACGCCGTGGAAGGCCTGACGGCGGCGAAGGACCCGTCCATCGACGTGGCCGTCCTGGACATCAAGATGCCCAACCTGTCCGGCATGGACCTGCTGCGCGGAATCAAGGCGGCGCGTCCGGACGTGGAGGTCATCATGATGACGGCCTTCGCCACCGTGGAGACGGCGGTGGAGGCGGTGAAGGCCGGCGCGTACGACTACCTCACCAAGCCCTTCGAGAACATCGACGAAGTGAGCATGACGGTGGCCAAGGCCGCCGAGCGCAAGGCGCTGCGGGACAGGGCGCGGGCGCTGGAGGAGGCGCTCACCGCGCGCAACCAGTTCGAGGAGCTCATCGGCCAGTCGTCGCAGATGCGCAGCGTCTTCAAGCTGGTGGAGACGGTGAGCCACTCGACGGCCACGGTGCTCGTGCAGGGCGAGAGCGGCACGGGCAAGGAGCTGGTGGCCCGGGCCATCCACTACCGCAGCGCGCGCAAGGACAAGCCCTTCGTGGCCGTCAACTGCTCGGCGCTGTCGGACACGCTGCTGGAGAGCGAGCTGTTCGGCCACGTGAAGGGCAGCTTCACCGGAGCCACGTCCAACAAGAAGGGCCTCTTCGAGGCGGCCGACGGCGGCACCATCTTCCTGGACGAGATTGGCGACGTGCCCCCCGCCACCCAGGTGCGCCTCTTGCGCGTGCTGCAGGAGGGCGAGGTCAAGCGCGTGGGCGCCAACGAGCCGGTGAAGGTGGACGTGCGCGTCATCGCCGCCACGCACGTGGACCTGAACCGGGCCAAGGAGCAGGGCAAGTTCCGCGAGGACCTGTTCTACCGGCTCAACGTCATCACGATTGATCTGCCGCCGCTGCGCGACAGGCCCGAGGACGTGCCGCTGCTGGCGCACCACTTCCTCAAGCTGTACGCGGCGAAGGTGGGCAAGCGGGTGACGGGCTTCACGCCGCGCGCGATGGAGGCGCTCACCTGCAACCGGTGGACGGGCAACGTGCGCGAGCTGGAGAACGTCATCGAGCGCGCGGTGGTGCTCACCTCCAAGGAGGTGCTGGACGTCGACGACCTGCCGCCAGGCTTCCAGGACGCGCCGCAGGCCGGGGCCCAGGTGGAGGTGTTCAGCCTGGCGCACCTGCCGTACGCCCAGGCGAAGCGGCTGGCCATGCGCGCCTTCGAGCGGCGCTACCTCACCGCGCTGCTCGAGAAGCACAACCACAACGTCTCCAGCGCCGCGCGCGCCGCGGGCGTGGATCGCTCCAACTTCCGCCGCCTGCTCAAGCAGTACGAGGTGGCCGGGCGCTCCATGAAGCGCGGCAAGGACGGCGACGGCGACGACGACGCGCTCGAGGCCGCCTCCTGA